In Lepisosteus oculatus isolate fLepOcu1 chromosome 15, fLepOcu1.hap2, whole genome shotgun sequence, one genomic interval encodes:
- the jagn1a gene encoding protein jagunal homolog 1-A yields MASRAGPRAAGTDGSDFKHRERVASHYQASVSLKSEIRKLNLVHVLIWALVAAQVIVNYLSLVSHDVVATPYQWEYLYLLSIFPSIFSFMSMPRNNISYLVISMISAGLFCIAPLIYGAMEMFPVAQQLYRHGKIYRFIFGFSAVSVMYLVMVIAVQVHAWQIYYSKKLLDAWFVSTQDKKKK; encoded by the exons ATGGCTTCGCGAGCGGGACCCCGAGCTGCAGGCACTGACGGGAGCGACTTCAAGCACCGCGAGAGAGTAGCGTCGCACTATCAGGCGAG cgTTTCCCTGAAGTCAGAAATTCGGAAGTTGAACTTGGTCCACGTGCTGATCTGGGCCCTTGTAGCAGCACAAGTGATTGTCAACTACCTCAGCCTGGTGTCTCATGATGTGGTGGCCACTCCATACCAGTGGGAGTACCTGTACCTTCTGAGCATCTTCCCCTCCATCTTTAGCTTCATGTCCATGCCTCGCAACAACATCAGCTACCTTGTCATCTCTATGATCAGCGCTGGGCTCTTCTGTATCGCACCCCTCATCTACGGGGCAATGGAGATGTTCCCAGTAGCTCAGCAGCTTTACAGACATGGCAAAATTTACCGCTTCATCTTCGGTTTTTCTGCTGTGTCTGTCATGTATCTGGTCATGGTGATTGCGGTACAGGTGCATGCCTGGCAAATCTACTACAGCAAGAAGCTTTTGGATGCCTGGTTTGTCTCCACTcaggacaagaagaagaagTAA